ttatgagatggctgttttctgttatttaactgtaactataactttttttttggcgccccagctgccggaataatactgtttttttggtgtgttttttttacacagtgtaacgctgtgtcctgcaccttgggacctaaaaacctccgtccagaggaaaggagctgaattctttttttttaaatggaaatgttctggttcttcacagttccagttcttttcctgttgttttatctttgacatgtcaaatcacagtcctgtttgtgtcatttcattcaaattttcctggatctgaaaaatacagaaaaatctgtcagataaacagtgaaaattctggtacatgacagatgttttttttacagtgtgtcctAAATCTACAGCTGGGTTCCCACTGGGATGTTTTTCTGTTCTTAGGCTACATTAACATGCGTGTGTGCGCGCGCCTGTGCGTGAGCGTGTGCGCGTGTCCTTCCGGTACCTCAGCATCCCAACCCGCTGAACGAACCGATCCTCTCCAGCCGAACCACGAAGCAGCTCCTCATGCCGCCCTTCTTGGACCTGGTCCAGGACCGCTTGGTGGTCCTCATCAGGTCCTTGAACAGACGCGCCAGCAGGTCTGCTCTGTCCGGCGCCGAGTTCCCGGTGTCCGTTATGGGCTCCGTTACGGTGTCCCACCGGAACCGACCCCCCTCCGGAACCCCGAACACCGACCTGTCCGCGCGCTCATCCGCCGCGTCCGCGTCCTCCGCGTAAAAAGGTCCAGGGTTCAGTTCCTCCTCCAACAGCTGCTTCAAactctgagcaaaaaaaaaaaaaaaggaaggaaaatcTGAGTCAGAAGAGTTGGACTGAGAAAAGACATGGCATGTCTGGAGCtggtttcattttttttgtttcactgaaattaaggatctgaattgtttgtctctgaattcaacttattcataatttagaataaaaaaataattcaggtgcaaaaaaattcagatactaatttagtgaaaaaaaaaatcagtgctagaaattcactgtcttttataattcacaGTCTGAAGACCCAGATTACCCCATAAACAAACAACAGCATcagctgtgt
The sequence above is drawn from the Sphaeramia orbicularis unplaced genomic scaffold, fSphaOr1.1, whole genome shotgun sequence genome and encodes:
- the nppal gene encoding natriuretic peptide A-like translates to MSSGVCVCCVSVLVVLSCITAKPVSTDLQSLKQLLEEELNPGPFYAEDADAADERADRSVFGVPEGGRFRWDTVTEPITDTGNSAPDRADLLARLFKDLMRTTKRSWTRSKKGGMRSCFVVRLERIGSFSGLGC